From Terriglobales bacterium, one genomic window encodes:
- the gcvH gene encoding glycine cleavage system protein GcvH, whose amino-acid sequence MTYPANLKYTKEHEWISLETGQVGITDHAQESLGDIVFVELPKLGAEVVAGKSFGTVESVKAVSDLFAPVSGTVTAINDSLATAPEQVNKDPHGAWMITLKVKDPNEAAKLLSAADYEKFVAEEAGH is encoded by the coding sequence ATGACCTATCCCGCGAACTTGAAGTACACGAAGGAACACGAGTGGATCAGTCTCGAGACCGGCCAGGTGGGCATCACCGACCATGCCCAGGAGTCGCTCGGCGACATCGTCTTCGTCGAGCTGCCTAAGCTCGGCGCCGAGGTCGTTGCCGGCAAGAGCTTCGGAACCGTGGAGTCGGTGAAGGCGGTCTCTGACCTCTTCGCCCCCGTCTCCGGCACGGTGACCGCGATCAACGACTCGCTGGCCACCGCTCCCGAGCAGGTCAACAAGGATCCCCACGGTGCCTGGATGATCACCTTGAAGGTCAAGGACCCGAACGAGGCCGCGAAGCTGCTCTCCGCCGCCGACTACGAGAAGTTTGTGGCGGAAGAGGCGGGACACTAG
- the gcvPA gene encoding aminomethyl-transferring glycine dehydrogenase subunit GcvPA, with translation MRYLPKSPTDRQQMLREIGAASIDGLFSTIPAEYRLSRDLKVPRQMAESEVVDYFRQRAAENATGYALFLGAGAYHHYRPVLIDALISRGEFFTAYTPYQAEIAQGTLQAIFEFQSMICELTGMEVANASMYDGSTAVPESVMMAARITGRSAAVVARSVHPEHREVLATYAKHQGLPVATAGFTENGRVDLAAMEKAVTDQTACVVIQSPNFFGTIEDVAAVAELAHRKGALLVVSISEALSLGAVKPPVEADIVIMEAQSFGVPLGFGGPYVGVLATRDKFVRQMPGRLVGETRDRHGKRGFCLTLSTREQHIRREKATSNICTNQGLVALMATIYMTVYGREGLKELARHNLAKAAYASGEFAKKAKVLFAGAPRFNEFVVQTAEDPYTINQRLLEQKIIGGFPLKKFYPELSNAALWCCTELSTKAAIDAAVQAVSK, from the coding sequence ATGCGATACCTTCCCAAGTCCCCGACGGACCGCCAGCAGATGCTGCGCGAGATCGGCGCCGCGTCCATCGATGGCCTCTTCTCCACCATCCCGGCCGAATACCGCCTGAGCCGCGACCTGAAGGTCCCGCGGCAGATGGCGGAGTCGGAGGTCGTGGACTACTTCCGCCAACGCGCCGCTGAGAATGCCACCGGCTACGCGCTCTTCCTGGGCGCCGGCGCCTACCATCACTACCGCCCGGTGCTCATCGATGCGCTCATCTCTCGCGGCGAGTTCTTCACCGCCTACACCCCCTATCAGGCGGAGATCGCCCAAGGCACGCTCCAGGCCATCTTCGAATTCCAGTCCATGATCTGCGAGCTCACCGGCATGGAGGTGGCCAACGCCTCCATGTACGACGGCTCCACCGCCGTCCCTGAATCCGTGATGATGGCCGCGCGCATCACCGGACGCTCCGCCGCTGTCGTCGCCCGCAGCGTCCATCCCGAGCACCGCGAGGTGCTGGCCACCTACGCCAAGCATCAGGGCTTGCCCGTCGCCACCGCCGGCTTCACCGAGAACGGGCGCGTGGACCTGGCGGCGATGGAGAAAGCCGTCACCGACCAAACCGCCTGCGTGGTTATCCAGTCGCCAAACTTCTTCGGAACCATCGAAGACGTCGCCGCCGTCGCCGAGCTGGCCCACCGCAAGGGCGCGCTGCTCGTCGTCTCGATTTCTGAGGCGCTCTCGCTGGGCGCGGTGAAGCCACCGGTCGAAGCCGATATCGTCATCATGGAGGCGCAGTCCTTCGGCGTCCCGCTGGGCTTTGGCGGGCCTTACGTGGGCGTGCTCGCCACCCGCGACAAGTTCGTGCGCCAGATGCCCGGGCGCCTGGTGGGCGAGACCCGCGACCGCCACGGCAAGCGCGGCTTCTGCCTCACCCTCTCTACCCGCGAGCAGCACATCCGCCGCGAGAAGGCGACCTCGAACATCTGCACCAACCAGGGCCTGGTCGCCCTCATGGCCACCATCTATATGACCGTCTATGGGCGCGAAGGGCTGAAGGAGCTGGCGCGCCACAATCTGGCCAAGGCCGCCTATGCTTCTGGCGAGTTCGCGAAGAAAGCGAAAGTGCTCTTCGCCGGTGCGCCGCGCTTCAATGAGTTCGTGGTCCAGACCGCGGAAGACCCCTACACCATTAACCAGCGGCTGCTGGAGCAAAAGATCATCGGCGGCTTCCCGCTGAAGAAGTTTTACCCGGAGCTGAGCAACGCCGCTCTGTGGTGCTGTACCGAGCTGAGTACGAAAGCGGCGATTGATGCCGCGGTTCAGGCGGTGTCGAAATGA
- the gcvPB gene encoding aminomethyl-transferring glycine dehydrogenase subunit GcvPB, which yields MSVSKAASRHVNRDEGLIFEKSSPGKAAWKLPPLDVPEVDAAKTLGTAARSDLGHMPEVSEIEIIRHFTRLSTWNYGVDTGMYPLGSCTMKYNARVNEVAARLDGLANAHPYQPERASQGALRILKTLSECLLEITGMDAITLQPAAGAHGEMTGILLIRAYLESKGNPRKKILIPDSAHGTNPATAAICGYAVENLKSNAAGMVDVPSLAAQMNEDVAGLMLTNPNTLGVFEQEIHKIAKLLHAKGGLLYMDGANMNALVGKARPGDFDVDVMHLNLHKTFSTPHGGGGPGSGPVACKKSLEPFLPVPVIVTKPDGALGFDYDRPQAIGRVRMFYGNFGMHVRALAYILANGPDGLRQTTEDAVLNANYIRAKLSGAYDLPYATPTMHEVVFSDKLQAKFGVKTGDIAKRLIDYGFHPYTVSFPLIVHGALMIEPTESESKEELDLFVEAMLAIAEEAEKDPQVILEAPHSTRLSRLDEVQAARKPVLRWKPPAKE from the coding sequence ATGAGCGTCAGCAAGGCAGCCTCCCGCCACGTCAACCGCGACGAAGGTCTTATTTTCGAGAAGTCCTCGCCCGGCAAGGCAGCGTGGAAGCTGCCGCCCCTCGACGTCCCCGAAGTGGACGCCGCCAAAACCCTGGGCACGGCCGCGCGTTCCGACCTCGGCCACATGCCCGAGGTCTCGGAGATCGAGATCATCCGCCACTTCACCCGCCTCTCCACCTGGAACTACGGCGTGGACACGGGCATGTACCCGCTGGGCTCTTGCACCATGAAGTACAACGCGCGCGTGAACGAGGTCGCCGCCCGCCTCGACGGACTAGCCAACGCCCATCCCTACCAGCCCGAGCGCGCCTCGCAGGGCGCGCTACGCATCCTGAAGACGCTCTCCGAGTGCCTGCTGGAGATCACCGGCATGGACGCCATCACGCTGCAGCCCGCCGCCGGCGCCCACGGCGAGATGACCGGCATCCTGCTCATCCGCGCCTATCTGGAATCGAAAGGGAACCCGCGCAAGAAGATCCTGATCCCCGACTCCGCCCACGGCACCAACCCCGCCACCGCCGCCATCTGCGGATACGCGGTCGAGAACCTAAAATCGAACGCCGCCGGCATGGTGGACGTCCCTTCGCTCGCCGCGCAGATGAACGAAGACGTTGCCGGCCTCATGCTCACCAATCCCAACACCCTGGGCGTCTTCGAGCAGGAGATCCACAAGATCGCCAAGCTGCTGCACGCTAAGGGCGGCCTGCTCTACATGGACGGCGCCAACATGAACGCCCTGGTGGGCAAGGCCCGCCCCGGCGACTTCGACGTGGACGTCATGCACCTCAACCTGCACAAGACCTTCTCCACGCCCCACGGCGGCGGCGGCCCCGGCTCCGGCCCCGTGGCCTGCAAAAAATCGCTCGAGCCCTTCCTGCCCGTACCGGTCATCGTCACCAAACCCGATGGCGCGCTGGGCTTCGACTACGACCGCCCCCAGGCCATCGGCCGCGTGCGCATGTTCTACGGCAACTTCGGCATGCACGTGCGCGCCCTCGCCTACATCCTGGCCAACGGCCCCGACGGCCTGCGCCAGACCACCGAAGACGCCGTCCTCAACGCCAACTACATCCGCGCCAAGCTGAGCGGCGCCTACGACCTCCCGTACGCGACGCCCACCATGCATGAGGTCGTCTTCAGCGACAAGCTGCAGGCCAAGTTCGGCGTCAAGACTGGCGACATCGCCAAGCGGCTCATTGATTATGGCTTCCACCCCTACACCGTGTCCTTCCCGCTCATCGTTCACGGCGCGCTGATGATCGAGCCCACGGAGAGCGAATCGAAGGAAGAGCTCGACCTGTTCGTCGAAGCCATGCTCGCCATCGCAGAAGAGGCGGAGAAAGATCCGCAGGTGATCCTCGAGGCCCCGCACTCCACCCGCCTCTCCCGCCTCGACGAAGTCCAGGCCGCCCGCAAGCCCGTGCTGCGCTGGAAGCCGCCAGCCAAAGAGTGA
- a CDS encoding acyl-CoA dehydrogenase family protein, which produces MATATAAPKTKITGGSFLIEERGLDEVFTPEDFSEEHRQIAQTAEEFAVNEILPNAEKIEHKDWAVTRALMKKASELGLANVDVPEQYGGADMDKVSSCIIADRMAKNGSFMVSFGAHVGIGTLPIVYFGTAEQKKQYLPKLASSEMIGAYALSESSSGSDALNCRARAELSKDGKHYILNGEKMWITNGGFADLFIVFAKVDGEKFSAFIVERTFPGFSAGAEEKKMGIRGSSTTPIILNDCKVPVENLLGEIGKGHVIAFNTLNIGRFKLGAGCVGGARTAIQNAIGYAKQRKAFGKSIAEFGLIQEKIAEMAVGIYAGESMVYRTVGLMDAALSSIDKNSPEAPRELRKGIEEFAVECSILKVWGSEMLSRAVDEVVQIYGGYGFVEEYPAERAYRDSRVNRIFEGTNEINRMIITGWLLKRAMSGQLALMPAIQKIMDEVLAGPGASEALEGALAAERALVTSAKKIALFASGSASQKYMMGLADQQEIMAALADIVTETYAMDSCVLRARKLVANQGEAAAALAVQMTQVYAAGAMERIESAAKKVIVAVAEGDMLRTQLAILRRLGKHEPVNAIVLRQQIAKRVLEAGKYVV; this is translated from the coding sequence ATGGCGACGGCGACGGCAGCACCCAAGACGAAGATCACGGGCGGCAGCTTCCTGATCGAGGAGCGCGGGCTCGACGAGGTGTTCACTCCCGAAGACTTCAGTGAGGAACACCGGCAGATCGCGCAGACGGCGGAGGAGTTTGCCGTGAACGAGATCCTGCCCAACGCGGAAAAGATCGAGCACAAGGACTGGGCGGTGACGCGCGCGCTGATGAAGAAGGCGAGCGAGCTGGGCCTGGCTAACGTGGACGTGCCCGAGCAGTACGGCGGCGCGGACATGGACAAGGTGTCGTCGTGCATCATCGCCGACCGCATGGCCAAGAATGGCAGCTTCATGGTGAGCTTTGGCGCGCACGTGGGCATCGGCACGCTGCCCATCGTGTACTTCGGCACCGCGGAACAGAAGAAACAGTACCTGCCCAAGCTGGCGTCGTCGGAGATGATCGGAGCGTATGCGCTTTCGGAATCGTCCTCGGGGTCGGACGCCTTGAACTGCCGCGCCCGCGCCGAGCTTTCCAAAGACGGCAAGCACTACATCCTGAACGGCGAGAAGATGTGGATCACCAACGGCGGTTTTGCCGACCTCTTCATCGTCTTCGCCAAAGTGGACGGCGAGAAGTTTTCGGCGTTCATCGTGGAGCGCACCTTCCCCGGCTTCTCCGCGGGCGCGGAGGAGAAGAAGATGGGCATCCGCGGCTCTTCGACTACGCCCATCATCCTCAACGACTGCAAGGTGCCGGTGGAGAACCTGCTGGGCGAGATCGGCAAGGGACACGTCATCGCCTTCAACACGCTTAACATCGGGCGCTTCAAGCTGGGCGCGGGCTGCGTGGGCGGGGCCCGCACCGCCATCCAGAACGCGATCGGCTACGCCAAGCAGCGCAAGGCGTTCGGCAAGAGCATCGCCGAGTTCGGGCTGATCCAGGAGAAGATCGCGGAGATGGCGGTGGGAATCTACGCTGGCGAGTCCATGGTGTATCGCACGGTGGGGCTGATGGATGCGGCTCTTTCCTCCATCGACAAGAACAGCCCGGAGGCGCCGCGCGAGCTGCGCAAGGGCATCGAGGAGTTCGCGGTCGAGTGCTCGATCCTGAAAGTCTGGGGCTCGGAGATGCTGAGCCGCGCGGTGGACGAGGTGGTGCAGATCTACGGCGGGTACGGCTTCGTGGAGGAGTACCCGGCGGAGCGGGCGTATCGCGACTCGCGCGTGAACCGCATCTTCGAGGGCACGAACGAGATCAACCGCATGATCATCACCGGCTGGCTGCTGAAGCGGGCCATGTCGGGACAACTGGCGCTCATGCCCGCCATCCAGAAGATCATGGACGAGGTGTTGGCGGGGCCGGGCGCGTCGGAGGCGCTCGAAGGAGCGCTGGCGGCGGAGCGGGCGCTGGTGACCAGCGCGAAGAAGATCGCGCTGTTCGCCTCGGGCTCGGCGTCGCAAAAGTACATGATGGGGCTGGCCGACCAGCAGGAGATCATGGCCGCGCTGGCCGACATCGTCACCGAGACCTATGCGATGGATTCGTGCGTGCTGCGCGCGCGCAAGCTCGTCGCGAACCAGGGCGAGGCTGCGGCTGCGCTGGCGGTGCAGATGACGCAGGTGTACGCGGCGGGAGCGATGGAACGGATCGAGTCAGCGGCGAAGAAGGTCATCGTGGCGGTGGCCGAGGGCGACATGCTGCGCACGCAGCTCGCCATCCTGCGCCGCCTGGGCAAGCATGAGCCGGTGAATGCCATCGTGCTCAGGCAGCAGATCGCGAAGCGGGTGCTGGAGGCGGGAAAGTACGTTGTGTAG
- a CDS encoding acetyl-CoA C-acyltransferase, whose protein sequence is MREVVIVSSVRTAVGKAFKGTLRATRPDDLAATAIKGALARMPQLDTKEIEDVILGCAMPEAEQGMNVARIASLRAGLPVEASAMTINRFCSSGLQAIALAAERIMAGGAEVIVAGGTESMSMIPMGGNKVSANPWLIEHYPDSYLSMGLTAERLAVKYGITREMADEFSLQSHKKALAAIAAGRFDDEVVPVPVSFTTPNGAKPKRIEITFKVDEGPRADTSLEALGALRAAFHAHGTVTAGNSSQMSDGAAVAIVMSASRAKELGITPLARYVSFATAGYKPEEMGVGPVYAIPKALKLAGLKLADMDVIELNEAFAAQALSVIKAGGLDPARVNPNGGAVALGHPLGCTGAKLTATIIRELKRRKGRYGLVTMCVGGGMGAAGIFENLN, encoded by the coding sequence ATGAGAGAAGTAGTGATTGTAAGTTCGGTGCGGACCGCGGTGGGCAAGGCCTTCAAAGGCACACTGCGGGCGACGCGGCCGGACGACCTGGCGGCGACGGCCATCAAGGGCGCGCTGGCTCGCATGCCGCAGCTCGACACGAAAGAGATCGAGGACGTCATCCTGGGCTGCGCCATGCCCGAGGCCGAGCAGGGGATGAACGTGGCGCGCATCGCTTCCCTGCGCGCCGGACTGCCGGTCGAAGCCTCGGCCATGACCATCAACCGCTTCTGCTCTTCGGGCTTGCAGGCGATCGCGCTGGCGGCGGAGAGGATCATGGCGGGAGGCGCGGAGGTCATCGTTGCCGGGGGCACGGAGTCCATGAGCATGATCCCCATGGGCGGGAACAAGGTTTCGGCCAATCCCTGGCTGATCGAACATTATCCCGATTCGTATCTCTCGATGGGGCTGACCGCCGAGCGCCTGGCGGTGAAGTACGGCATCACGCGCGAGATGGCGGACGAGTTTTCGCTCCAGAGCCACAAGAAGGCTTTGGCGGCGATAGCCGCCGGACGCTTTGACGATGAGGTTGTGCCGGTTCCGGTCAGCTTCACCACGCCCAACGGGGCGAAGCCCAAGCGCATCGAGATCACCTTCAAGGTGGATGAAGGGCCGCGCGCGGACACTTCACTCGAAGCGCTGGGAGCGCTGAGGGCGGCCTTCCATGCGCACGGCACCGTCACGGCCGGCAATTCCTCGCAGATGTCCGATGGCGCAGCGGTAGCGATTGTGATGTCGGCTTCCCGGGCCAAGGAACTGGGCATCACGCCGCTGGCGCGCTATGTCTCCTTTGCTACCGCCGGATACAAGCCGGAAGAGATGGGTGTAGGGCCGGTGTACGCCATTCCCAAGGCGCTGAAGCTGGCGGGGCTGAAGCTGGCGGATATGGACGTCATCGAGCTGAACGAAGCCTTCGCGGCGCAGGCGCTCTCGGTGATCAAAGCCGGCGGGCTTGACCCCGCGCGGGTGAATCCGAACGGCGGCGCGGTGGCGCTGGGGCATCCGCTGGGCTGCACGGGGGCGAAGCTGACGGCAACCATCATCCGCGAACTGAAGCGGCGCAAGGGGCGCTACGGGCTGGTGACCATGTGCGTGGGCGGAGGCATGGGCGCGGCAGGGATCTTTGAGAATCTGAATTAA
- a CDS encoding 3-hydroxyacyl-CoA dehydrogenase NAD-binding domain-containing protein produces MERSHQLKPIRRVAVLGAGTMGARIAAHLANAGVPCFLLDMVPPTKAGDSHPNAPKAGAPGTPVSPASTREERNKIAAAGLEAAKKSKPAAFCEASLSRLITIGNFDDDMKLVAQADWIIEAVAENLEIKRALLKKVEAARRPGTIVTTNTSGLPVSKIAEGFSDDFRRHWFGTHFFNPPRYMRLLEIIPTGESDAGAMAAVEHFSDVLLGKGIVVARDTPNFIANRIGTFSVLNVMRLMQELDLSIEEVDALTGTAVGWPRSATFRTMDLVGLDILAHVVGNLKENVHDERSELAVPEFFQKMLERKWLGDKTKGGFYKKQKGPKGDERMGLDWKTLEYRPQQKAKFAALEMAKNVEGTEERLRMLLSGDAEKDKAAKFVWSALADLWTYSANRIGEIAGSVVEIDRAMRLGFNWEMGPFELWDAAGVEATVARMKMEGRPLAANAEKLLASGAKGWYQDHPDVPSGRSYFDLACPGYKPVAAPEGVWSVTVAKKSGAKVVKKNAGASLVDLDDGVACLEFHSKMNSLGGDIVELVTRSLQPGGPGDGFDAFVITNDAQNFSVGANLMLLLMTVQEEEWDDVDLAIRQFQAMTQAVKFSSKPVVAAPFGMTLGGGTEVSLHAPARQPHVELYMGLVEVGVGLLPGGGGCKEMLLRAVDSAAHIRPDGRGEGVELMEAMKRAFETIAMAKVSTSAYEARGLGFLSEQDRITMNRERVLTDAKARALELARAGYVAPVPRDNIPAPGENILATLKLGVHLLRQGEFISDHEVKIGTKVAEVLCGGAITPGTPVSEQYILDLEREGFKSLCGEKKTQERIQYTLKTGKPLRN; encoded by the coding sequence GTGGAGCGATCGCATCAACTGAAGCCCATCCGGCGCGTCGCGGTGCTGGGCGCGGGCACCATGGGCGCGCGCATCGCCGCTCACCTGGCCAACGCCGGGGTACCCTGCTTCCTGCTGGATATGGTGCCGCCAACGAAGGCGGGCGACTCCCACCCCAACGCGCCAAAGGCGGGCGCGCCGGGGACCCCGGTGTCGCCCGCTTCCACACGCGAGGAAAGGAACAAGATTGCCGCCGCTGGTTTGGAGGCGGCGAAGAAGTCGAAGCCCGCGGCGTTCTGCGAGGCTTCCCTTTCGCGGCTTATCACCATCGGCAACTTCGACGACGACATGAAGCTGGTCGCCCAGGCCGATTGGATCATCGAAGCCGTGGCCGAGAACCTCGAGATCAAGCGCGCGCTGCTCAAGAAGGTGGAAGCGGCGCGGCGGCCGGGGACCATCGTCACCACCAACACCAGCGGGCTGCCGGTATCCAAGATCGCCGAGGGATTCTCCGACGACTTTCGGCGGCACTGGTTCGGCACGCACTTCTTCAATCCGCCGCGCTACATGCGGCTGCTGGAGATCATCCCCACTGGGGAGAGCGACGCGGGCGCCATGGCCGCGGTCGAGCACTTCTCGGACGTGCTGCTGGGCAAGGGCATCGTGGTGGCGCGCGACACGCCCAACTTCATCGCCAACCGCATTGGGACGTTCTCCGTGCTGAACGTGATGCGGCTGATGCAGGAGCTGGACCTCTCGATCGAAGAAGTGGACGCGCTCACCGGCACGGCGGTGGGCTGGCCGCGCTCAGCCACCTTCCGGACCATGGACCTGGTAGGGCTCGACATCCTGGCCCACGTGGTCGGGAACCTGAAGGAAAACGTGCACGACGAGCGCTCGGAGCTGGCCGTCCCCGAGTTTTTCCAGAAGATGCTGGAGCGCAAGTGGCTGGGCGACAAGACCAAGGGCGGCTTCTACAAGAAGCAGAAGGGTCCCAAAGGCGACGAGCGGATGGGCCTGGACTGGAAGACGCTGGAGTACCGTCCGCAGCAGAAGGCCAAGTTTGCGGCGCTGGAGATGGCCAAGAACGTCGAAGGCACCGAGGAGCGGCTGCGCATGCTGCTCTCGGGCGACGCGGAAAAAGACAAGGCCGCGAAGTTCGTGTGGTCGGCGCTGGCGGACCTGTGGACCTACTCGGCCAACCGCATCGGGGAGATCGCGGGCTCGGTGGTGGAGATCGACCGCGCCATGCGACTGGGCTTTAACTGGGAGATGGGGCCCTTCGAGTTGTGGGACGCCGCCGGAGTCGAGGCGACGGTCGCGCGCATGAAGATGGAAGGCCGCCCGCTGGCGGCCAACGCCGAAAAACTGCTGGCGAGCGGCGCCAAGGGCTGGTATCAGGACCATCCCGATGTGCCTTCCGGGCGCTCGTACTTCGACCTGGCGTGCCCCGGCTACAAGCCGGTGGCGGCGCCCGAGGGCGTGTGGTCGGTCACGGTCGCGAAAAAGAGCGGCGCGAAGGTTGTGAAAAAGAATGCCGGGGCGTCGCTGGTGGACCTGGACGACGGCGTCGCGTGCCTGGAATTCCACTCGAAGATGAACTCGCTGGGCGGCGACATTGTGGAGCTGGTGACGCGCTCGCTCCAGCCGGGCGGACCGGGCGACGGCTTCGACGCTTTCGTCATCACCAACGACGCGCAGAACTTTTCCGTCGGCGCCAACCTCATGCTGCTGCTGATGACCGTCCAGGAAGAAGAGTGGGACGACGTGGACCTGGCCATCCGGCAGTTCCAGGCCATGACCCAGGCGGTGAAGTTCTCGTCCAAGCCGGTGGTGGCCGCGCCCTTCGGGATGACGCTGGGCGGGGGCACCGAGGTTTCGCTGCACGCGCCGGCGCGCCAGCCGCACGTCGAACTGTACATGGGACTGGTGGAGGTGGGCGTGGGCCTGCTGCCGGGCGGCGGCGGCTGCAAAGAGATGCTGCTGCGGGCGGTGGATAGCGCGGCGCACATCCGCCCGGATGGACGCGGCGAGGGAGTCGAGTTGATGGAGGCGATGAAGCGCGCGTTTGAGACCATCGCCATGGCCAAGGTCTCGACCTCGGCGTACGAAGCGCGCGGGCTGGGCTTCCTGAGCGAGCAGGACCGCATCACCATGAATCGGGAGCGGGTGCTGACGGACGCGAAAGCGCGGGCGCTGGAGCTGGCGCGCGCAGGATACGTCGCGCCCGTCCCGCGCGACAATATCCCCGCGCCGGGGGAGAATATCCTGGCGACCTTGAAGCTGGGCGTCCATCTGCTGCGCCAGGGAGAGTTCATCAGCGACCACGAGGTGAAGATCGGAACCAAGGTCGCCGAGGTGCTCTGCGGCGGCGCGATCACCCCAGGCACGCCGGTGAGCGAGCAGTACATCCTCGACCTGGAGCGCGAGGGCTTCAAGTCGCTGTGCGGGGAGAAGAAGACGCAGGAGCGGATCCAGTACACGCTGAAGACAGGAAAGCCGCTGCGGAATTGA
- a CDS encoding GAF domain-containing protein, with protein MKRIRSPREVLAALDLVLAAKAGPVKDGSPLDQAVEILYRQRHYFWVGIYLVAGDRAMRQAFRGPVPPCHSFALGKGNVGTVGESGFLKVIPDVSADPTYSMCFLETKSEIVVPIKIVGRILGVIDVESDRPDAFGPLDRILLKNVAARLARFLTSTGKRYVRKAKEAAAAEAEPVAQAERGHPPASEKPAAASVQAPRRAVAGDHVRP; from the coding sequence GTGAAACGCATTCGCTCTCCCCGCGAAGTGCTAGCCGCCCTCGACCTGGTGCTAGCCGCAAAGGCCGGTCCGGTGAAGGATGGCTCCCCGCTGGACCAGGCGGTGGAGATCCTCTACCGCCAGCGCCACTATTTCTGGGTGGGCATCTATCTGGTCGCCGGCGACCGCGCCATGCGCCAGGCCTTCCGCGGCCCGGTGCCGCCCTGTCACAGCTTCGCCCTGGGCAAAGGCAACGTGGGCACCGTGGGCGAGAGCGGCTTCCTGAAGGTCATCCCCGACGTCTCCGCCGACCCCACCTACAGCATGTGCTTCCTGGAGACCAAATCGGAAATCGTCGTTCCAATCAAGATCGTTGGACGCATCCTGGGAGTGATTGACGTGGAGAGCGACCGCCCGGACGCCTTCGGTCCCCTCGACCGCATCCTGCTGAAGAACGTGGCCGCCCGCCTGGCGCGCTTCCTCACTTCCACGGGGAAGCGATACGTGCGCAAGGCGAAGGAAGCGGCGGCGGCGGAAGCCGAACCCGTTGCCCAAGCCGAGCGCGGACATCCTCCCGCTTCCGAAAAGCCCGCAGCCGCTTCGGTGCAAGCTCCACGGCGCGCCGTCGCAGGAGACCACGTCCGCCCATGA
- a CDS encoding transketolase: MTAPAVSSQPSITELKRIARGLRIDIVKMIGAAGSGHPGGSLSEVELLTALYFRVLRHDPKDPTWADRDRFVLSKGHGCPALYAVYAAAGYLDPALLPTLRKLGSPLQGHPDKRMLPILEASTGSLGQGISIGIGMALGARLDSRDSHIFVLVGDGELQEGQNWEAAMFAPFHKLSNLTVIVDNNKQQLDDWTNKILDLSPLKDKWAAFGWNVREIDGHDFEQVIPALQEARANSTEKPTVILANTVKGKGVSFMENNIKWHGVAPKPEEVEAAVKELEAQAV; this comes from the coding sequence ATGACCGCGCCGGCGGTTTCCTCCCAGCCCAGCATCACCGAGCTGAAGCGCATCGCTCGCGGCCTGCGCATCGACATCGTCAAGATGATCGGCGCCGCCGGCAGCGGACATCCCGGCGGCTCGCTCTCCGAGGTCGAGCTGCTGACCGCGCTCTACTTCCGCGTCCTGCGCCACGACCCCAAGGATCCCACCTGGGCCGACCGCGACCGCTTCGTCCTCAGCAAGGGACACGGCTGCCCGGCGCTCTACGCCGTCTACGCCGCCGCCGGCTACCTCGATCCCGCGCTGCTGCCCACGCTGCGCAAGCTGGGCTCCCCGCTCCAGGGACACCCGGACAAGCGCATGCTGCCCATCCTCGAAGCCTCCACCGGTTCGCTCGGCCAGGGCATCTCCATCGGCATCGGCATGGCGCTCGGCGCGCGCCTCGATTCCCGCGACTCCCACATCTTCGTCCTGGTCGGCGACGGCGAACTCCAGGAGGGCCAGAACTGGGAGGCCGCCATGTTCGCTCCCTTCCACAAGCTCTCCAACCTCACCGTCATCGTGGACAACAACAAGCAGCAGCTCGACGACTGGACCAACAAGATCCTCGACCTCTCCCCGCTCAAGGACAAGTGGGCGGCCTTCGGCTGGAACGTCCGCGAGATCGACGGCCACGACTTCGAGCAGGTGATCCCCGCGCTCCAGGAGGCCCGCGCCAACTCCACCGAGAAGCCCACGGTCATCCTCGCCAACACGGTGAAGGGCAAGGGCGTGTCCTTCATGGAGAACAACATCAAGTGGCACGGCGTCGCCCCCAAGCCGGAAGAGGTCGAGGCTGCGGTCAAGGAACTGGAGGCTCAAGCAGTATGA